The segment GTCTTGAATTTGGTGACATGCCCTACATGGCCCGTGAAGAAACATCAAAATACACTGACCTGATGGACGATGGTAAGGCCCGGATGTTCACCTGGGTCATGGATGCAAAATCCTGTGTCACATCGCCGAGCCCGGAAAAGCATCTGCTGTACAAAGGACAGAACCTGCTCAAAGGCCTGGCCTGGTCCGGCCGCGGGAAGATTTCCCGCGTCGACGTTTCACTTGACGGCGGCCGGAACTGGCAGACTGCCGAGTTGCATGATCCGGTTTTGGATAAATCGCTGACGCGGTTCACGATGCCGTTCCAGTGGAACGGGGAGGAGCTGCTGGTCCAGTCCCGTGCCATGGATGAAACGGGTTATGTCCAGCCGACCATTCAGGGACTTCAGGCGGAACGCGGTGTCAATTCGATATACCATAACAACGCCATCGCAACGTGGCAGGTGAAGTCTACGGGGGCAGTCGAGAATGTTCGCATCGGTTAAATCAAAGGGACTCGCCGCCCTGATTACCATCGGCCTTATGGCAGCTGCTCCCGTGCTGGCTTCTGAACGGCCGTTCAATCTTGGATCTATTGCCACGCCGGAACAGGTTGCAGGCTGGGATATCGATGTAAGGCCTGACGGCAAAGGCGCACCGGCAGGCTCCGGCTCAGCCCTTGATGGTGAGGAAGCCTACACCGACCTCTGCGCATCCTGCCACGGGGACTTCGGTGAAGGCGTCGACCGCTGGCCGGTACTGAGCGGGGGGTATGATTCGCTTTCCACCCATGATCCGATCAAGACGGTCGGCAGCTACTGGCCCTATGCTTCGACGGCTTATGACTACATTTACCGGGCGATGCCCTTTGGCGATGCCCAGTCCCTGTCAGCCGATGAAACCTACGCAATCGTGGCCTATATCCTCTATATGAATGACATCATTGAAGAGGATTATGTTCTCAGCAACGAGAATATCGGGACGATAGAAATGCCGAACCGAAATGGCTTTGCCCTGCCGGACCCGCGCCCCGATGCGCAGGTTTCAGCAGAGCCGTGCATGAAAAACTGCGATGTCTCAACTGAAATCATCGGCCGTGCCCGTCTCATTGACGTGACGCCGGAAGATACCAGTCAAACCAACATTAACTAAGGATGGATATGATGAAGAAGTCATTTTGTGCAATTGCTGCGGCCGTTTTTCTAAGCTTTACCGTCAGCCAGCCGGCTTTGGCGGCGGGGGATGCCGCTGCCGGGGAGAAAGTTTTCAGGAAGTGCAAGGCCTGCCATGTGGTCGACAGCGATAAAAATAAAACCGGCCCGCACCTGATTAACATTTTCGGCCGGACCGCCGGCAGTATTGAGGGTTTCAAAAAGTATTCCAAAGCCATGAAAGAGAGTGGCATTGTCTGGGATGAGGAAACGCTTGACGGCTATCTGGAGGCGCCAAGAAAATACCTCAAAGGCGGGCGCATGGCCTTTGCCGGTCTTAAGAAGGAAAAGGACCGCGCCGATATCATCGCCTATCTGAAGCAGTTCTCTGATCAGTAAGCTCACACAAGGGGAGGGTCATATGAATAACTCACGCCGGAAATTCTGCCAGAATGCGGCTCTTGCCGTTGCGGCTACAACCCTTCCCCATCTGCCTTCCCCTGTGATGGCCAGCACGGTCAGCCTTGGTGCGGCCCGTGTCAGCAGTTTTTCGGATGGCCTGATGTCCATTCCGGCGTCAATGCTGTTTGAGACCGAAGGCCACCCCGAAATTGCAGCCAAACTGGATGCCAGCAGCGGTGCGAAACGTCCGCTGAATGTCACCTATGTTGAAATGGGGGAGCGCCGCATCCTCTTTGATGCCGGGAGCGGGGCCAATTTCCTTCCCGGTCTCGGAGAGTTGCCTGCTGTTTTGGATGAAGCTGGAGTGGATATGGCCGAGATTACGGATGTCGTCTTCACCCATGCCCATCCCGATCACATCTGGGGCGTCCTGGACGATTTTGACGATCTGGCGATGCCTGATGCCGCCTATCACATGGTGCGGCAGGAATGGGATTTCTGGTATTCCGATGATGCCCTTGCCGTCATGCCGGAAGGGCGGGAGAGTTTTGCTGTCGGAGCCAAATCGCGCATGGAGGTGATGGAGGACCAGGTCAGCCTGTTTGCGTTTGGCGATGAAATTCTGCCCGGCATAGAGGCGGTGGATACGACCGGCCATACGCCCGGCCATACCGCCTTTGTGCTCCATGAGGGGGGAGAAAGCCTGATGATAGTTGGCGATGCGCTGACGCATCCGCTGATTTCCTTCGAGAATCCAAAATTCCGCAATCTGAGCGATATGGATGCGGATGCCGCCGTGAAATCACGCTTAACCCTGCTTGACCGCCTGCATGCCGAAAAAATGCCCCTGATAGGGTATCACCTGCCGCAGCCCGGTTTAGGCCATGTCGAGAAGGCTGCCGGTGCCTGGCGCTACATTCCAAACACATAACATAAAGGTTGAGATCTATGTTTTCACGTCGTGAATTTATGCAAATGGCGGCCGTCACCGGGGCAACCCTTGGCGGTATCGGCAACTGGAGCCGTCTTGCGGCCCAGCAGGCCATGTCGATGGGCGATTTGCTCAAATTTGACACCAAGGGGCAGGTGACACTGCTGCATCTGACCGACCTTCACGCCCAGCTGAAGCCCGTCTATTTCAGGCCTCCTTCGGAAAACTTCGGTGTCGGGGCTTATGAAGGCATTCCGCCGCATCTCGTGGCTGAAGATTTCCTTGACCATTTCGGAATCTCTCCCGGGACGCCGCTGGCCTATGCCCATACCATGGTTGATTATGTCAATCTGGCCAGAACCTATGGCCGTCTGGGCGGGCTTGACCGTATGGCAACACTGATCAAATCCATTCGTGCCGATAGGGGTGATGACAAGGTGCTGCTGCTCGATGGCGGTGATACCTGGCAGGGGTCCTACACCTCGCTTAAGACCAATGGCCAGGATATGGTTGATGCCATGGCACTGCTTGAACCGGCCGCCATGGTCGGTCACTGGGAGTTTACCTTTGGCGTGGACCGTGTAACGGAAATTGTCGATGAGATGGGATACCCGTTCCTCGGCGGCAACGTCTTTGATACGGAATGGGATGAGCAAGTGTTCGACAGCACCGCTTTCTTTGAGCGCGGCGGGGTCAAGGTGGCTGTTATCGGCCAGCATTTTCCCTATACGCCCATTGCCAATCCGCGATACATGGTGCCTGACTGGTCGTTCGGCATTCGCCCGGAGCTCATTCAGGAAAATGTCAATGCCGCGCGAGATGAAGGTGCTGAAGTCGTCGTTCTGCTCTCGCATAACGGTTTTGATGTTGATCAGAAGGTCGCTGCCACTATTGACGGGATTGATGTCATTCTTACGGGTCATACCCATGATGCCGTTCCGGAAGCGATCAAGATCGGCAAGACTTTGGTCCTGTCTTCGGGATCTCACGGCAAATATCTCGGCCGGGTTGATCTTAAGGTCGAAGGCGGCGGGGTTGTGGATGCCAGCACCGGGCTGATCCCTGTATTCAGTGATGCCATCACCCCTGATGCCGAAATGAAATCC is part of the Parvularculales bacterium genome and harbors:
- a CDS encoding cytochrome c — protein: MFASVKSKGLAALITIGLMAAAPVLASERPFNLGSIATPEQVAGWDIDVRPDGKGAPAGSGSALDGEEAYTDLCASCHGDFGEGVDRWPVLSGGYDSLSTHDPIKTVGSYWPYASTAYDYIYRAMPFGDAQSLSADETYAIVAYILYMNDIIEEDYVLSNENIGTIEMPNRNGFALPDPRPDAQVSAEPCMKNCDVSTEIIGRARLIDVTPEDTSQTNIN
- a CDS encoding cytochrome c family protein; translation: MDMMKKSFCAIAAAVFLSFTVSQPALAAGDAAAGEKVFRKCKACHVVDSDKNKTGPHLINIFGRTAGSIEGFKKYSKAMKESGIVWDEETLDGYLEAPRKYLKGGRMAFAGLKKEKDRADIIAYLKQFSDQ
- a CDS encoding MBL fold metallo-hydrolase translates to MNNSRRKFCQNAALAVAATTLPHLPSPVMASTVSLGAARVSSFSDGLMSIPASMLFETEGHPEIAAKLDASSGAKRPLNVTYVEMGERRILFDAGSGANFLPGLGELPAVLDEAGVDMAEITDVVFTHAHPDHIWGVLDDFDDLAMPDAAYHMVRQEWDFWYSDDALAVMPEGRESFAVGAKSRMEVMEDQVSLFAFGDEILPGIEAVDTTGHTPGHTAFVLHEGGESLMIVGDALTHPLISFENPKFRNLSDMDADAAVKSRLTLLDRLHAEKMPLIGYHLPQPGLGHVEKAAGAWRYIPNT
- the soxB gene encoding thiosulfohydrolase SoxB, translated to MFSRREFMQMAAVTGATLGGIGNWSRLAAQQAMSMGDLLKFDTKGQVTLLHLTDLHAQLKPVYFRPPSENFGVGAYEGIPPHLVAEDFLDHFGISPGTPLAYAHTMVDYVNLARTYGRLGGLDRMATLIKSIRADRGDDKVLLLDGGDTWQGSYTSLKTNGQDMVDAMALLEPAAMVGHWEFTFGVDRVTEIVDEMGYPFLGGNVFDTEWDEQVFDSTAFFERGGVKVAVIGQHFPYTPIANPRYMVPDWSFGIRPELIQENVNAARDEGAEVVVLLSHNGFDVDQKVAATIDGIDVILTGHTHDAVPEAIKIGKTLVLSSGSHGKYLGRVDLKVEGGGVVDASTGLIPVFSDAITPDAEMKSYIDGVRAPHAGELDRIIGKTENLLYRRGNFNGTWDDLICDGIREERDVQIALSPGFRWGTTLLPGQDITIDDLYAQTSMSYPKVYRTEMTGQQLHEILEDVCDNLFNVDPFYQQGGDMVRVGGMSYTCAPKAAIGKRITDMKLTESGESIDPTRSYTVGGWASINENVEGPAIYDLMEGYISRKKNISMPLNQTVKIVGMG